In one window of Miscanthus floridulus cultivar M001 chromosome 12, ASM1932011v1, whole genome shotgun sequence DNA:
- the LOC136497224 gene encoding uncharacterized protein At4g13200, chloroplastic-like yields the protein MAPSAASISPVCCVPFPASAPRRASPSSLRRLPRFAARSSGGGGGTRPEPKPDDNESKAVLDAFFLGKAFAEALTERVEWVVGEVFSVVGQWQAEQQKQVLEFQEEVVQRAQKAKERAATEVSDDKGTKSLREPSATIVTTTPMSSSSPPATPTQTE from the exons ATGGCACCATCTGCTGCGTCCATCTCGCCCGTCTGCTGCGTCCCCTTCCCCGCCTCAGCCCCTCGTCGCGCGTCCCCCTCTTCCCTCAGAAGGCTTCCCAGATTCGCGGCCCGgagtagcggcggcggcgggggcacgCGCCCTGAGCCGAAACCAG ATGACAACGAGAGCAAGGCCGTCCTCGACGCTTTCTTCCTCGGGAAGGCCTTCGCGGAGGCGCTCACGGAGCGGGTCGAGTGGGTGGTGGGCGAGGTGTTCAGCGTCGTCGGGCAGTGGCAGGCCGAGCAGCAGAAGCAGGTGCTGGAGTTCCAG GAGGAAGTAGTACAAAGAGCCCAAAAGGCTAAGGAGAGAGCTGCAACGGAAGTTAGTGATGATAAGGGGACAAAGTCTCTAAGGGAACCTTCAGCAACAATTGTGACGACTACACCTATGTCATCTTCATCTCCCCCTGCTACTCCCACACAGACAGAATAG